One genomic region from Phragmites australis chromosome 1, lpPhrAust1.1, whole genome shotgun sequence encodes:
- the LOC133908975 gene encoding protein TRIGALACTOSYLDIACYLGLYCEROL 4, chloroplastic, whose amino-acid sequence MLRRIRWMVDGDGRWELDAETPATMEGTARPVPGDPLPLGLSRGPRVTRPKQLDFLHHFMASPLVPSFSASRDELSVHHAHLLHLAQNWSFTILEQIHVQKLVSVVKEKLSNRQEEASWSNDIKKHLHDVMSLGVGTELLITPDTTLLLELYDIKKGDRGKAIFHHKLPHQNLTFEASWPGLFVDKKGVYWDVPLSLSADLASVGSSSGLSYHLLLQQNSGEPKKFGGDETNDVPIALLPGLCAKAAISIKKSIDVWRRKEDKLKKIQPYDVFLSDSHVSFTGIVGAVASGYLGDCSKRMSTRNETQKSNAFRMFDERNKFAAFADLFASVTFTAQYGNFQRLFLDLTRASARFDISSGSLFLCGASRLVQDFFFSRRPELETFCDVCPDVVVSLQQQIVGPFSFRVESSVTIDPRRQDHFFGVDDSVFAIDWALKVLGSAKATAWYCPKHQEAMVQLRFFEA is encoded by the exons ATGTTGCGGCGGATCCGGTGGATGGTGGACGGGGACGGGCGGTGGGAGCTGGACGCGGAGACGCCGGCCACGATGGAGGGCACGGCGCGCCCGGTCCCGGGCGACCCGCTGCCGCTTGGCCTCTCCCGGGGCCCCCGCGTCACCCGCCCCAAGCAGCTCGACTTCCTCCACCACTTCATGGCCTCCCCGCTCGTCCCCTCCTTCTCCGCCTCCCGCGACGAACTCTCCGTCCACCAcgcccacctcctccacctcgcgCAGAACTG GTCTTTTACCATCTTGGAGCAAATTCATGTTCAGAAGCTCGTGTCTGTCGTGAAAGAGAAGTTGTCAAATAGGCAAGAAGAGGCTTCCTGGTCCAATGACATAAAGAAACACTTGCATGATGTTATGTCTCTAGGTGTAGGCACGGAACTCTTAATCACACCAGACACCACTTTGCTGCTGGAGCTGTATGATATCAAGAAGGGTGATCGAGGCAAAGCGATTTTTCACCACAAG CTTCCTCATCAAAATCTTACATTTGAAGCATCTTGGCCTGGATTATTTGTTGATAAAAAGGGAGTGTATTGGGATGTGCCGTTGTCATTATCAGCTGACCTTGCGTCAGTTGGCTCCAGTTCTGGATTGAGTTATCATCTATTGTTGCAACAGAATAGTGGGGAACCAAAAAAATTTGGCGGTGATGAAACCAATGATGTTCCTATTGCTCTGCTACCTGGCTTGTGTGCTAAAGCAGCTATTTCCATCAAGAAAAGCATTGATGTTTGGAGGAGAAAAGAAGataagctaaaaaaaattcagccaTATGATGTATTTCTCTCCGATTCGCATGTTTCATTTACTGGTATTGTTG GTGCAGTGGCCAGTGGATATTTGGGGGATTGTTCAAAAAGAATGTCTACACGAAATGAAACACAAAAAAGCAATGCCTTTAGGATGTTTGACGAGAGGAATAAATTTGCTGCCTTTGCAGACCTCTTTGCTTCTGTTACTTTTACAGCTCAATACGGGAACTTTCAGAGGCTTTTTCTGGATTTGACAAGGGCAAGTGCCCGATTCGATATCTCCTCAGGTTCATTGTTCTTATGTGGTGCTTCTCGCCTTGTACAAGATTTCTTCTTCTCTCGACGACCTGAGCTAGAGACATTCTGCGATGTTTGTCCAGATGTGGTTGTTTCTCTTCAACAACAG ATAGTTGGACCCTTCAGTTTTCGTGTTGAATCCTCTGTTACCATTGACCCAAGAAGGCAGGACCATTTTTTTGGAGTGGATGATTCAGTTTTCGCAATTGATTGGGCTCTCAAGGTCCTGGGTTCAGCAAAGGCCACAGCATGGTATTGCCCCAAGCACCAGGAAGCAATGGTGCAGCTTCGTTTCTTCGAGGCCTGA
- the LOC133908962 gene encoding T-complex protein 1 subunit beta gives MERVLKDDAVEEKGERARMASFVGAMAIADLVKTTLGPKGMDKILQSTGRGRSITVTNDGATILKSLHIDNPAAKVLVDISKVQDDEVGDGTTSVVVLAGELLREAEKLVNMKIHPMTIIAGFRMAVECARNALLQRTMDNKENTDKFRSDLMNIAMTTLSSKILSQDKEYFAELAVDAVLRLKGSTNLESIQILKKPGGSLKDSFLDEGFILDKKIGIGQPKRIENAKILVANTAMDTDKVKIYGARVRVDSMSKVAEIEAAEKQKMREKVQKIIAHGINCFINRQLIYNFPEELFADAGILAIEHADFEGIERLALVTGGEIASTFDNPESVKLGHCKVIEEIMIGEDRLIHFSGVEMGQACTIVLRGASEHVLDEAERSLHDALCVLSQTVNDTRVLFGGGWPEMVMAKEVDELARKTPGKKSHAIDAFSRALQAIPTIVADNAGLDSAELISQLRAEHHKENSTAGIDVITGGVGDMQKLGISESFKVKQAILLSATEAAEMILRVDEIITCAPRRREDRM, from the exons ATGGAGAGGGTGCTCAAGGATGACGCCGTCGAGGAGAAGGGCGAGCGCGCCAGGATG GCGTCTTTTGTTGGTGCCATGGCGATTGCAGACTTGGTCAAGACCACATTAGGACCAAAAGGAATG GACAAGATCCTGCAGTCAACTGGCAGAGGCCGGAGTATTACAGTTACAAATGATGGGGCTACCATTTTGAAGTCTCTTCACATTGACAATCCTGCTGCAAAGGTCCTTGTTG ACATATCGAAAGTTCAAGATGATGAAGTTGGTGATGGGACAACTTCTGTCGTAGTTTTGGCTGGAGAACTTTTGAGAGAAGCTGAGAAGTTGGTTAACATGAAAATTCATCCAATGACTATTATTGCAG GTTTCAGAATGGCTGTTGAGTGTGCTAGAAATGCTTTGCTACAAAGGACCATGGACAATAAAGAAAATACAG ATAAGTTCAGATCTGATCTCATGAATATTGCTATGACTACCCTTAGTTCAAAAATCCTTTCCCAGGATAAGGAGTACTTCGCTGAACTTGCAGTTGATGCTGTCCTAAGGCTTAAG GGTAGCACCAACTTGGAATCCATTCAAATTCTGAAGAAACCTGGAGGATCTCTTAAGGACTCCTTTTTGGATGAAGG GTTCATTCTTGACAAGAAAATTGGCATTGGGCAACCGAAGCGAATTGAGAATGCCAAAATTTTGGTTGCAAACACTGCTATGGACACAGATAAAGTTAAGATCTATGGGGCACGTGTCCGAGTGGATTCAATGTCTAAGGTTGCAGAAATTGAAGCTGCTGAAAAgcagaaaatgagagagaaagtTCAGAAGATCATAGCTCATGGGATCAACTGTTTCATCAACAGGCAGTTGATCTATAATTTCCCTGAAGAACTTTTTGCTGATGCTGGCATACTCGCAATTGAGCATGCTGACTTTGAGGGCATTGAACGGCTTGCTCTTGTCACTGGTGGTGAGATTGCATCAACCTTTGATAATCCAGAGTCTGTTAAGCTTGGGCACTGCAAGGTCATTGAAGAGATTATGATTGGGGAGGACAGGCTGATTCATTTCTCTGGGGTCGAGATGGGGCAGGCTTGCACTATTGTCCTGAGGGGAGCAAG TGAGCATGTGCTTGATGAGGCTGAGAGGTCCTTGCATGATGCCCTATGTGTGCTGTCTCAGACAGTAAATGACACCCGTGTCTTGTTTGGGGGTGGATGGCCTGAGATGGTGATGGCCAAAGAGGTGGATGAACTTGCAAGGAAGACCCCTGGGAAGAAATCTCATGCTATCGATGCTTTCTCCCGTGCCCTGCAAGCCATCCCAACGATCGTAGCTGACAATGCTGGCCTGGATAGTGCTGAGCTGATCTCTCAGCTCCGAGCTGAGCACCACAAGGAGAACAGCACTGCTGGAATTGATGTCATCACTGGCGGC GTTGGAGACATGCAAAAGCTGGGGATATCAGAGTCGTTCAAGGTGAAGCAAGCGATCCTACTATCTGCGACAGAGGCGGCGGAGATGATTCTCAGGGTTGATGAGATTATAACCTGTGCCCCACGCAGAAGAGAGGATAGGATGTGA